From Vitis vinifera cultivar Pinot Noir 40024 chromosome 3, ASM3070453v1, the proteins below share one genomic window:
- the LOC100256517 gene encoding 2-carboxy-1,4-naphthoquinone phytyltransferase, chloroplastic isoform X2, producing the protein MASTASALTTTTSSSNVATPFLYLRRTHISHFTSNFRSGSRVCFSNNAKISSYPCHDYRNRVKFKRFECRVEDSYTNNKEISKGTLIWRAIKLPIYSVALVPLTVGSAAAYLQTGLFSARQYFTLLASSVLIIAWLNLSNDVYDFDTGADKNKKESVVNMVGSRTGTHAAAYALLALGFVGLSWASMVAGNFRAILLLACAVTCGYIYQCPPFRLSYQGLGEPLCFAAFGPFATTAFYLMQTATSEMISPLVTATVLSASLLVGFTTTLILFCSHFHQVEGDRAVGKMSPLVRLDTEKGSRIVKMAMAMLYSLLLAFGLAKTLPFTCIFSCALTIPMAKLVVSYVEDNHKDNSKIFMAKYYCVRLHALFGAALAAGLVAARLLTKR; encoded by the exons ATGGCTTCCACCGCCTCCGCtctcaccaccaccacctcctcctccaATGTCGCCACCCCTTTTCTGTATCTCCGCCGCACTCATATCTCCCACTTCACCTCTAATTTCAG GTCTGGTAGCAGAGTATGCTTCTCAAATAATGCGAAAATATCATCATATCCGTGCCATGATTACCGAAACCGAGTAAAATTCAAACGATTTGAATGTAGAGTAGAGGATTCTTACACTAATAATAAAGAGATATCGAAAGGAACCTTGATATGGAGAGCAATCAAATTGCCAATTTACTCTGTTGCATTGGTTCCCCTCACT GTAGGCAGTGCTGCGGCTTATTTGCAGACAGGCCTATTTTCAGCAAGGCAGTATTTTACTCTCTTGGCTTCCTCAGTTCTTATCATCGCTTGGCTCAATTTAAG CAACGATGTGTACGATTTTGACACAGGAGCAGATAAGAACAAGAAAGAATCTGTTGTAAACATGGTTGGCAG TCGTACAGGGACCCATGCTGCTGCATATGCATTGCTTGCTCTTGGGTTTGTTGGGCTTAGCTGGGCATCCATGGTGGCTGGAAATTTTCGAGCAATACTATTACTGGCTTGTGCAGTTACTTGTGGGTATATATATCAG TGTCCACCATTTCGGTTAAGTTACCAGGGTCTTGGAGAGCCTCTGTGCTTTGCGGCATTCGGTCCTTTCGCCACCACTGCCTTCTACTTGATGCAGACAGCTACAAG TGAGATGATCTCTCCTCTGGTGACTGCCACAGTTCTTTCTGCATCACTTCTTGTTGGTTTCACAACAACCCTAATCCTCTTCTGCAGTCACTTCCATCAG GTGGAAGGAGATAGAGCGGTTGGAAAAATGTCACCTCTC GTTAGGCTCGATACTGAGAAGGGCTCAAGGATTGTAAAAATGGCAATGGCGATGCTCTACTCGCTTCTATTAGCTTTTGGTCTAGCCAAAACTCTTCCCTTCACTTGCATA TTCTCTTGTGCTCTAACAATACCCATGGCGAAGCTGGTTGTTAGCTATGTTGAAGACAATCACAAG GACAACTCGAAGATCTTCATGGCAAAGTATTATTGTGTGAGATTACACGCCTTATTTGGAGCTGCATTGGCCGCTGGGCTTGTGGCAGCTAGATTACTCACCAAAAGATAA
- the LOC100256517 gene encoding 2-carboxy-1,4-naphthoquinone phytyltransferase, chloroplastic isoform X1: MASTASALTTTTSSSNVATPFLYLRRTHISHFTSNFSLHSFSRSGSRVCFSNNAKISSYPCHDYRNRVKFKRFECRVEDSYTNNKEISKGTLIWRAIKLPIYSVALVPLTVGSAAAYLQTGLFSARQYFTLLASSVLIIAWLNLSNDVYDFDTGADKNKKESVVNMVGSRTGTHAAAYALLALGFVGLSWASMVAGNFRAILLLACAVTCGYIYQCPPFRLSYQGLGEPLCFAAFGPFATTAFYLMQTATSEMISPLVTATVLSASLLVGFTTTLILFCSHFHQVEGDRAVGKMSPLVRLDTEKGSRIVKMAMAMLYSLLLAFGLAKTLPFTCIFSCALTIPMAKLVVSYVEDNHKDNSKIFMAKYYCVRLHALFGAALAAGLVAARLLTKR, translated from the exons ATGGCTTCCACCGCCTCCGCtctcaccaccaccacctcctcctccaATGTCGCCACCCCTTTTCTGTATCTCCGCCGCACTCATATCTCCCACTTCACCTCTAATTTCAG TCTTCATTCTTTTTCCAGGTCTGGTAGCAGAGTATGCTTCTCAAATAATGCGAAAATATCATCATATCCGTGCCATGATTACCGAAACCGAGTAAAATTCAAACGATTTGAATGTAGAGTAGAGGATTCTTACACTAATAATAAAGAGATATCGAAAGGAACCTTGATATGGAGAGCAATCAAATTGCCAATTTACTCTGTTGCATTGGTTCCCCTCACT GTAGGCAGTGCTGCGGCTTATTTGCAGACAGGCCTATTTTCAGCAAGGCAGTATTTTACTCTCTTGGCTTCCTCAGTTCTTATCATCGCTTGGCTCAATTTAAG CAACGATGTGTACGATTTTGACACAGGAGCAGATAAGAACAAGAAAGAATCTGTTGTAAACATGGTTGGCAG TCGTACAGGGACCCATGCTGCTGCATATGCATTGCTTGCTCTTGGGTTTGTTGGGCTTAGCTGGGCATCCATGGTGGCTGGAAATTTTCGAGCAATACTATTACTGGCTTGTGCAGTTACTTGTGGGTATATATATCAG TGTCCACCATTTCGGTTAAGTTACCAGGGTCTTGGAGAGCCTCTGTGCTTTGCGGCATTCGGTCCTTTCGCCACCACTGCCTTCTACTTGATGCAGACAGCTACAAG TGAGATGATCTCTCCTCTGGTGACTGCCACAGTTCTTTCTGCATCACTTCTTGTTGGTTTCACAACAACCCTAATCCTCTTCTGCAGTCACTTCCATCAG GTGGAAGGAGATAGAGCGGTTGGAAAAATGTCACCTCTC GTTAGGCTCGATACTGAGAAGGGCTCAAGGATTGTAAAAATGGCAATGGCGATGCTCTACTCGCTTCTATTAGCTTTTGGTCTAGCCAAAACTCTTCCCTTCACTTGCATA TTCTCTTGTGCTCTAACAATACCCATGGCGAAGCTGGTTGTTAGCTATGTTGAAGACAATCACAAG GACAACTCGAAGATCTTCATGGCAAAGTATTATTGTGTGAGATTACACGCCTTATTTGGAGCTGCATTGGCCGCTGGGCTTGTGGCAGCTAGATTACTCACCAAAAGATAA
- the LOC104878954 gene encoding uncharacterized protein LOC104878954 has product MDLENSIYGYLHEGGEIVPKEDKQIQYKGGQQKGMYIGQRMSYAEFVSKACERLNINSNGYTFHYTLEFDPSALQQLDDDEDMHMMLSHSYDYARIYVLKRTRRVEVEGDVECSSQPSMRGRRGAHVIEQVIRATPQYLPRQICKDFRSRHGVSLSYKQAWTYKEMAKERIYGLPENSYMLLPWLCQRLVDINPGTIVEYSTQDGHFWQLFIAHSFSIQGFLMGCRPVIAIDSTHLIGPYRGSLFSATAYDADDCMFPIEFGVVSSENYEDWLWFLQKLKGILQDKEVVIISDRHQAILRSVSQLFGVENHAYCYRHVKENFSSYLTKHSMKGKKCKMDALLLLDNVAYARLDDDYVVAMEKLKTYNSDLAKWVEENSPQHWAMSKFAKKRWDKMTTNLAESFNAWLKEERHYTIFNLVMTHMDKFAHLACDHMGSTENWKAAISPKTEEKLLENIIKSGSLPVYPYVGGVFKVFNMKVYVDVNLRERTCTCKAWQMAGIPCEHACAAIRQMKQDVYEYVESYFKLPMQELIYSGHFNSIPNHNMPIVDADGCVCDAQGRLYPSLKPPSSKRPPGRPRHRQIESQFSSKRFIFCSRCQVAGHNRASCKNPLPAP; this is encoded by the exons ATGGACTTGGAAAATTCCATTTATGGCTACCTTCATGAAGGAGGGGAGATTGTACCTAAGGAGGATAAACAAATACAATACAAGGGTGGACAACAAAAAGGCATGTATATTGGACAAAGGATGTCATATGCTGAATTTGTTTCAAAGGCATGTGAACGGTtgaatattaattcaaatggatATACATTTCATTACACCCTTGAGTTTGATCCATCTGCACTTCAACAGTTGGATGATGATGAGGACATGCATATGATGTTATCCCATAGTTATGATTATGCTCGTATTTATGTATTAAAACGGACTCGAAGAGTAGAAGTTGAAGGAG ATGTTGAGTGTTCAAGCCAACCTTCAATGCGGGGAAGGAGAGGTGCTCATGTCATAGAGCAAGTAATAAGGGCAACCCCTCAGTATTTGCCCCGTCAAATTTGCAAAGACTTCAGGAGTCGGCATGGTGTTTCATTGAGTTATAAGCAAGCTTGGACATACAAAGAAATGGCAAAAGAGAGAATATATGGTCTTCCAGAAAACTCATATATGTTGTTGCCATGGTTATGTCAGAGATTGGTAGACATTAATCCAGGGACGATTGTTGAATATAGCACACAAGATGGGCATTTTTGGCAATTGTTCATTGCAcattctttttcaattcaagggtttTTAATGGGTTGTCGACCTGTTATTGCAATTGACTCAACTCATTTGATTGGACCGTATAGGGGCTCTTTATTTTCTGCAACAGCTTATGATGCTGATGATTGCATGTTCCCAATTGAATTTGGTGTTGTAAGTTCAGAAAACTATGAGGATTGGCTATGGTTTTTGCAAAAATTGAAGGGCATACTTCAAGATAAAGAGGTAGTCATAATATCAGATAGGCATCAAGCAATCCTTCGTAGTGTTTCTCAACTTTTTGGAGTAGAAAATCATGCATATTGTTATCGTCATGTGAAAGAGAATTTTAGTAGCTATCTGACGAAACATAgtatgaagggaaaaaaatgtaaaatggaTGCATTGTTGCTACTTGATAATGTTGCGTATGCTAGGTTGGATGATGATTATGTTGTAGCCATGGAAAAATTAAAGACATATAACAGTGACCTAGCGAAGTGGGTTGAAGAGAACAGTCCACAACATTGGGCAATGTCAAAGTTTGCCAAAAAACGATGGGATAAGATGACAACTAATCTTGCTGAATCATTCAATGCTTGGCTGAAGGAGGAACGTCATTACACAATTTTCAACTTAGTAATGACACATATGGATAAGTTTGCTCATCTAGCATGTGATCATATGGGTTCTACAGAAAATTGGAAAGCTGCAATTAGCCCAAAGACCGAggaaaagttgttggaaaacATTATAAAGAGTGGGTCATTGCCTGTATATCCCTATGTTGGTGGTGTGTTTAAGGTATTCAATATGAAAGTATATGTAGACGTGAATTTGAGAGAGCGTACATGTACTTGTaaggcttggcaaatggccGGAATACCTTGTGAGCATGCATGTGCAGCAATACGCCAGATGAAACAAGATGTTTATGAATATGTTGAGTCATATTTCAAGCTTCCAATGCAAGAGTTGATATATTCTGGACacttcaattcaattccaaatcaCAATATGCCTATAGTTGATGCTGATGGATGTGTTTGTGATGCTCAAGGTCGCTTATATCCTTCGCTTAAACCTCCATCCTCAAAACGACCACCTGGAAGGCCTCGACACCGTCAAATAGAGTCGCAATTTAGTTCAAAAAGGTTTATCTTCTGTTCACGATGTCAAGTTGCAGGCCATAATCGAGCTTCATGCAAAAATCCATTACCCGCTCCATGA
- the LOC100251372 gene encoding ABC transporter G family member 1 encodes MASPPPMRGLKEENGEKADEKMGVYVTWKELSVTVSNGSKFILQGLTGYAQPSQVLAIMGPSGSGKSTLLDALAGRLDSRTRHTGEILINGRKQWSAYGTMAYVTQDDTLTWTLTVREAVFYSAQLQLPKSMSISEKKERSETTIREMGLQDSMDTRIGGWGSKGLSGGQKRRVSICIEILTRPKLLFLDEPTSGLDSAASYFVMRRIVDLAQQNGMTIIASIHQPSSEVFELFPNLCLLSSGRTIYFGPSHCANEFFALNGFPCPVLQNPSDHYLRTINTDFDEDIEQGISGKKTTEEVINMLAKSYELSDTCKQIKRQVAEICRQGGGELEKKGSQASFITQCLILTRRSFLNMHRDLGYYWLRLVIYVTLGLGLGTVFYDVGAGYESIRARGSMIMFVVSFLTIMAIGGFPSFVEEMKVFRRERLNGHYGPGAFVIGNTFSSMPFLLIISLIPGAITYYLVGLQQGGKCFVYFVTVLFTCMLLVESLMMIVASIMPNFLMGLITGAGIQGLMILSAGFFRLPSDLPKLLWRYPLYYIAFHKYAYQGLYKNEFEGLTFPSNEALGHPTTINGDKILRDIWQVEMGYSKWIDLAILFAMVVVYRLVFFVIIKIFEIIKIVIENGFSKLLIQKIQCHMISKQLQN; translated from the exons ATGGCTTCTCCACCACCTATGAGAGGGCTAAAGGAAGAGAATGGTGAAAAGGCAGATGAGAAAATGGGAGTTTATGTGACATGGAAAGAGCTAAGTGTAACAGTCTCCAATGGAAGCAAATTCATTCTTCAAGGCCTCACTGGTTATGCACAACCTTCTCAGGTTTTGGCCATCATGGGTCCTTCTGGCTCTGGCAAATCTACTCTTCTTGATGCATTGGCTG GTAGGTTAGATTCAAGAACAAGGCACACAGGAGAGATTCTAATCAATGGTCGTAAACAGTGGTCAGCATATGGGACAATG GCTTATGTGACTCAGGATGATACTCTTACATGGACTCTTACTGTTAGAGAAGCTGTGTTCTACTCAGCACAGCTCCAACTCCCCAAGTCCATGTCGATATCTGAGAAAAAAGAGCGGTCAGAGACGACCATAAGGGAGATGGGGCTGCAGGACTCCATGGACACAAGAATAGGAGGGTGGGGAAGCAAAGGCCTCAGTGGTGGCCAAAAGAGGAGGGTTAGCATTTGTATCGAGATTTTAACGCGCCCAAAGCTTCTCTTCCTTGATGAACCAACGAGCGGATTAGACAGCGCTGCATCTTATTTTGTCATGAGGAGGATCGTGGACCTTGCTCAACAAAATGGAATGACAATTATCGCGTCCATTCATCAACCTAGCAGTGAAGTCTTTGAGCTTTTCCCTAATCTTTGTCTTCTTTCTTCAGGTAGAACCATATATTTTGGTCCCTCTCATTGTGCTAATGAG TTTTTTGCATTGAATGGCTTCCCATGCCCAGTTCTCCAGAATCCATCTGATCACTATCTTAGAACAATCAATACAGACTTTGATGAG GACATTGAACAAGGCATTAGTGGAAAGAAAACAACTGAGGAAGTGATTAATATGCTTGCAAAATCTTATGAATTATCAGACACCTGCAAGCAGATTAAAAGACAGGTTGCTGAGATATGTAGACAA GGTGGAGGAGAATTGGAGAAGAAGGGGAGCCAAGCTAGCTTCATTACTCAATGCCTCATTCTCACTCGAAGGTCTTTCTTGAACATGCATCGTGATCTAGGTTACTATTGGTTGCGACTTGTTATCTATGTCACgttgggtttagggttaggcACCGTCTTTTATGATGTTGGCGCTGGCTATGAATCAATTCGA GCAAGAGGTTCAATGATCATGTTCGTGGTGTCCTTCTTGACAATCATGGCCATTGGAGGGTTCCCATCATTTGTGGAAGAAATGAAG GTGTTTAGACGTGAAAGATTGAATGGGCACTACGGCCCTGGTGCATTCGTCATTGGCAACACGTTttcttcaatgcctttcttgcTCATCATCTCATTGATCCCTGGTGCAATTACTTACTACCTTGTTGGACTTCAACAAGGAGGCAAATGCTTCGTCTACTTTGTAACGGTACTTTTTACTTGTATGCTATTGGTCGAGAGCTTGATGATGATTGTTGCAAGCATCATGCCAAACTTCCTTATGGGGCTAATAACAGGTGCTGGAATCCAAGGACTGATGATACTAAGCGCCGGGTTTTTTCGATTACCAAGTGATCTTCCCAAGCTTTTATGGAGGTATCCATTGTACTACATTGCCTTCCACAAGTATGCCTATCAAGGGCTATATAAGAATGAGTTTGAAGGGCTAACATTTCCTAGTAATGAAGCATTAGGGCATCCTACTACCATCAATGGTGACAAAATTTTGAGGGATATATGGCAAGTAGAAATGGGATACTCCAAGTGGATCGATTTAGCTATCTTATTTGCAATGGTGGTAGTTTATAGACTCGTATTCTTCGTAATTATTaagatttttgaaataattaagaTTGTGATAGAGAATGGATTCTCTAAATTGCTTATACAAAAGATTCAATGTCATATGATAAgtaaacaattacaaaattaa